A window of Christiangramia forsetii KT0803 contains these coding sequences:
- the amrB gene encoding AmmeMemoRadiSam system protein B has protein sequence MKLKLSFLLILFLSNLSLKAQNSTEPEIRQFHDSIGFAKHQWQMDSIVARIADADKIQNQEIYKAVINPHDDYKYAAGLYAKTLSGIKANTVVLIGVAHRARNFDLQDRLIFGSFNSWEAPYGEVKISALRNELLQNLQEESFVVHDSMMQLEHSLEAIVPFLQYQNKDVEIIPLLVPYMKFEDMQSFSKELSEKLSQIMEEKNLEYGKDLAVVISNDAIHYGSEDWGGSDLAPFGTDKEGNEKAHQKDLKIIDETLKGEIDNTKIKAFNNYTVKAENYKEYKWTWCGRYSVPFGLLFANDLSKITGHGNLNGKMLDYRSSLKNEHIKVEDLGMGTTAPSKATHWVAYLGMAYK, from the coding sequence ATGAAATTAAAACTGAGTTTCCTTCTTATTCTTTTCCTGAGTAACCTGAGTTTAAAAGCCCAGAATTCAACGGAGCCTGAAATCAGGCAGTTTCATGATTCTATAGGATTTGCAAAACACCAGTGGCAAATGGACAGCATCGTTGCCCGGATCGCAGATGCTGATAAAATCCAGAATCAGGAAATTTATAAAGCTGTGATCAATCCGCATGATGATTATAAGTATGCGGCCGGGCTTTATGCTAAAACACTTTCGGGAATAAAAGCGAATACGGTAGTATTGATAGGAGTGGCGCACCGGGCCAGAAATTTTGATCTTCAGGATAGGTTGATCTTTGGATCTTTCAACTCCTGGGAAGCACCGTATGGAGAAGTGAAAATTTCAGCATTAAGAAATGAATTGCTTCAAAATCTCCAGGAGGAGTCTTTTGTTGTGCATGATAGCATGATGCAACTGGAACATTCTCTGGAAGCCATCGTTCCTTTTTTACAATATCAGAATAAGGATGTAGAAATAATTCCGCTGCTTGTGCCTTATATGAAATTTGAAGATATGCAGAGCTTTTCCAAAGAACTTTCAGAAAAATTATCGCAAATTATGGAAGAGAAAAATTTGGAATATGGAAAAGATCTCGCGGTGGTGATCTCCAATGACGCTATTCATTATGGAAGTGAAGACTGGGGTGGTAGCGATCTTGCGCCCTTCGGAACAGATAAAGAAGGAAATGAAAAGGCGCATCAGAAAGATTTAAAGATCATTGATGAAACCCTGAAAGGAGAAATAGATAACACGAAAATCAAAGCTTTCAACAACTACACGGTAAAAGCTGAAAATTACAAAGAATACAAGTGGACGTGGTGCGGGCGATATTCAGTACCCTTCGGACTTCTTTTCGCCAATGATCTAAGTAAAATAACTGGTCATGGAAATTTAAATGGTAAAATGCTGGATTATCGTTCCAGTCTCAAAAATGAACATATAAAAGTGGAAGATCTAGGAATGGGAACTACGGCTCCCTCGAAAGCAACCCATTGGGTAGCCTATCTTGGGATGGCGTATAAATAA
- a CDS encoding amidohydrolase family protein, with translation MIKNTVLSLILLLLLFSCQENKKAQPEFDLIISNANIVDIQNDKIQPKKFIAINNDTIQLIGNMENFKNYKATKSLDAENNYVMPGLWDMHVHFRGGDSLIAENKGFLSLFLAYGVTTVRDAGGDISTSVLDWRDQISETSLDGPRIFTSGPKLDGATPAWEGSIKIKNEADIEIALDSLENMNVDYVKMYDGSLTPGNFYGIIQKAEKRGLKTTGHMPLKADFTTAIEYGLDGIEHMYYTVKASSPLSDSLSETGMGYAMMEPLIDTYDTELAREVFSKMNSAKVSITPTLYIGKTLANILEVEHSQDSLLNYIGNGIQKTYQGRVESAKRAQSSGSKMREKMENLSVEMIVPMYENGVKILAGSDSGAFNSFVYPGESLHSELEELVNAGLTPAHALETSVVNGPEFFGLEAAYGSLKKGKVADIIILQKNPLENIKNTRSIKSVIRNNKIYTPGSLLKTIKNPN, from the coding sequence ATGATAAAAAATACAGTACTTAGCCTTATTCTTCTGCTTTTGCTCTTCTCCTGCCAGGAAAATAAGAAAGCACAACCAGAATTTGACCTTATCATCTCCAATGCGAATATTGTGGATATTCAGAATGATAAGATTCAGCCCAAAAAGTTTATCGCTATTAATAATGACACGATCCAGCTGATTGGGAACATGGAAAATTTTAAAAACTATAAAGCAACCAAATCCCTGGATGCCGAAAATAATTATGTGATGCCCGGGTTGTGGGATATGCATGTTCATTTTAGGGGTGGAGATTCCCTGATTGCTGAAAATAAAGGGTTTCTATCTTTATTCCTCGCTTATGGAGTAACTACCGTTCGGGATGCCGGAGGGGATATTTCTACTTCGGTTTTAGACTGGAGAGATCAAATATCTGAAACTTCATTAGACGGGCCGCGAATATTCACTTCAGGCCCTAAACTGGATGGTGCCACTCCAGCCTGGGAAGGTTCCATCAAAATCAAGAATGAGGCTGATATTGAAATTGCGCTGGATTCCCTGGAAAATATGAACGTGGATTATGTAAAAATGTATGATGGCAGTCTGACTCCTGGAAATTTCTACGGAATCATACAGAAAGCCGAAAAACGAGGTTTAAAAACTACCGGGCATATGCCCTTAAAAGCTGACTTTACCACAGCAATTGAATATGGCCTGGATGGAATTGAACATATGTACTACACGGTGAAAGCTAGCTCTCCCCTGTCCGATAGCCTTTCAGAGACCGGAATGGGATACGCCATGATGGAGCCATTGATAGACACTTATGATACTGAACTGGCCCGGGAAGTATTTTCAAAAATGAATTCAGCAAAAGTGAGTATCACTCCCACTCTGTATATTGGGAAAACCCTGGCCAATATTCTGGAAGTAGAGCATTCGCAGGACAGCCTTCTCAATTATATAGGAAACGGGATCCAAAAAACCTATCAGGGAAGGGTAGAAAGTGCAAAACGAGCCCAGTCTTCTGGAAGTAAGATGCGTGAAAAGATGGAAAACTTAAGTGTAGAGATGATCGTTCCCATGTATGAAAATGGGGTAAAAATTCTTGCTGGTTCAGATTCAGGGGCTTTTAATTCATTTGTCTATCCCGGTGAATCTTTACATTCAGAACTAGAAGAATTGGTAAACGCGGGCTTAACACCGGCGCATGCATTGGAAACTTCCGTGGTGAATGGCCCGGAATTTTTCGGACTGGAAGCAGCTTATGGAAGTCTAAAAAAAGGAAAAGTCGCTGATATAATTATACTTCAGAAGAACCCATTAGAAAACATAAAAAATACCCGAAGTATAAAATCTGTTATCAGGAATAACAAGATCTACACTCCGGGTAGCTTATTGAAAACTATAAAAAATCCTAATTAA
- a CDS encoding amidohydrolase — protein MKKFLYLFCLLFLVASCGPDKEKADLLVFNATIYTVNNEFAKAEAFAVKDGKFLEVGTSNDLRNKYEFSEKIDAEDKAVYPGLIDAHAHFYGLGMQQQRVDLTNTQSFKEVVAKIVEFQEKNKVEFIAGRGWDQNDWEVKEFPVKDTLDKLFPDTPVAVTRIDGHAMLVNQAALDKAKINTRTKFEGGDIEQKGGKLTGILIDNPMMLIEKITDDINIETQIKALMDAQEICFGYGLTTVDDAGIDKQVIELIDSLHNSGELKIRLYAMISNTKKNLDYYLEEGPYKTDKLNVRSVKFYGDGALGSRGAALKEEYSDRQDHFGALLSPVSEFKKTAKRIAKTEFQMNTHAIGDSANYLVLKTYDSLLGNGNERRWRVEHSQVIDSADFKYFSKNIIPSIQPTHATSDMYWAEDRLGDERIKGAYAYKKLLDQAGMVALGTDFPVEQVNPFLTFYASVDRQDTENFPEGGFMREQALSREETLKGMTIWAAYSNFEEDEKGSIEVGKFADFVILDRDIMEVDIDKVPETKVISTFVNGEQVYKN, from the coding sequence ATGAAGAAATTCCTATATCTATTTTGTCTTTTATTTCTAGTTGCTTCCTGCGGGCCAGATAAAGAGAAAGCCGATCTTTTAGTTTTCAATGCAACTATTTATACGGTAAATAACGAATTTGCAAAAGCGGAAGCCTTTGCGGTAAAAGATGGAAAATTCCTTGAAGTTGGTACTTCTAATGATCTTCGGAATAAATATGAATTTTCAGAAAAAATAGATGCTGAAGACAAAGCGGTTTATCCGGGATTGATTGATGCTCATGCCCATTTTTACGGATTGGGAATGCAACAGCAGCGTGTAGATCTTACCAACACTCAAAGTTTTAAGGAAGTTGTCGCTAAGATCGTGGAATTTCAGGAGAAAAATAAAGTTGAATTTATCGCCGGAAGAGGCTGGGACCAGAATGACTGGGAAGTAAAGGAATTTCCGGTAAAAGATACGCTGGATAAATTATTTCCCGATACTCCGGTTGCAGTGACTAGAATAGACGGTCACGCCATGCTGGTAAATCAGGCAGCCTTGGATAAAGCAAAAATCAATACTCGAACTAAATTTGAGGGTGGTGATATTGAGCAGAAAGGTGGAAAACTTACCGGAATATTGATAGATAATCCCATGATGCTTATTGAAAAGATCACAGACGATATAAATATAGAAACTCAAATCAAAGCACTAATGGATGCCCAGGAGATCTGTTTTGGGTATGGATTAACTACCGTTGATGATGCGGGAATAGATAAGCAGGTAATCGAATTAATAGACAGCCTGCACAATTCCGGGGAATTAAAGATCAGGTTGTACGCCATGATTAGTAATACTAAAAAGAATCTGGATTATTATTTAGAAGAAGGACCCTATAAGACCGATAAGTTAAATGTAAGATCGGTGAAATTCTATGGGGACGGAGCTTTGGGATCTCGTGGCGCTGCTTTAAAAGAAGAATATTCGGACAGGCAGGATCATTTTGGCGCATTACTTTCTCCGGTTTCAGAATTTAAAAAAACGGCGAAGCGTATTGCTAAAACTGAATTTCAGATGAACACTCACGCTATTGGTGATTCGGCGAATTATTTAGTGCTAAAAACCTATGATTCCCTGTTAGGAAATGGTAATGAACGTCGCTGGAGAGTAGAACATTCCCAGGTAATCGATTCCGCAGATTTTAAGTATTTCAGCAAAAATATAATTCCGTCCATACAGCCAACACATGCAACGAGCGATATGTACTGGGCAGAAGACAGGCTGGGAGATGAGAGGATCAAAGGAGCTTATGCCTATAAAAAATTACTGGATCAGGCCGGAATGGTGGCTTTAGGAACCGATTTTCCTGTAGAGCAGGTTAATCCCTTTTTAACCTTTTACGCTTCTGTAGATCGCCAGGATACTGAAAATTTTCCTGAAGGAGGATTTATGAGAGAGCAGGCACTGAGCAGAGAGGAAACTTTAAAGGGAATGACGATTTGGGCAGCTTATTCAAATTTTGAAGAAGATGAAAAAGGAAGTATTGAGGTTGGTAAATTTGCCGATTTCGTGATTCTGGATAGGGATATTATGGAAGTTGATATAGATAAAGTGCCGGAGACAAAGGTGATCTCTACTTTTGTGAATGGCGAGCAGGTCTATAAAAATTAA
- the ppgK gene encoding polyphosphate--glucose phosphotransferase, protein MDILGIDIGGSSLKGAVVNMNTGKLKTSAHRIPTPESREPDGIALAVKEMITHFDYDGIVGCGFPTIIKKGICNHEGNLSEKWVNVDVDTLFEKTTGLNFTVINDADAAGLAEIKFGAGRDHEGFILMITVGTGLGSGAYLNGELIPNFELGQIPYKEYEKIEEWAASSVKTEKKLSYKEWGSRFNVFLKYIHKILNPDMIIVGGGISNDWDKFENYLDPDVKLIPAELRNDSGILGAALAAYVKDSK, encoded by the coding sequence ATGGACATTTTAGGAATAGATATAGGCGGCTCAAGTCTTAAAGGCGCCGTAGTAAATATGAACACGGGAAAGTTAAAAACTTCAGCCCATCGTATTCCCACACCAGAATCCCGTGAACCAGATGGCATTGCCCTCGCAGTAAAAGAAATGATAACGCATTTTGATTATGATGGTATCGTAGGCTGTGGATTTCCCACCATAATCAAAAAAGGAATCTGTAATCACGAAGGCAATCTTAGTGAAAAGTGGGTTAATGTAGATGTTGATACTCTTTTTGAAAAAACTACGGGACTTAATTTTACGGTAATTAACGATGCCGATGCCGCCGGACTTGCAGAAATAAAATTTGGGGCTGGAAGAGATCATGAAGGTTTTATTCTTATGATAACCGTAGGAACAGGTTTGGGTAGCGGAGCTTATCTTAACGGGGAACTAATTCCTAATTTTGAACTTGGACAGATACCTTATAAGGAATATGAAAAAATTGAGGAATGGGCAGCTTCTTCCGTAAAGACTGAAAAAAAATTAAGCTATAAAGAATGGGGTTCCCGCTTTAATGTCTTTCTAAAGTATATTCATAAAATTCTAAACCCGGACATGATTATTGTGGGCGGAGGGATCTCCAACGACTGGGACAAATTTGAAAATTATTTAGATCCAGATGTCAAACTGATTCCGGCAGAACTTAGAAATGACTCAGGTATTCTGGGAGCAGCATTGGCAGCTTACGTAAAAGATTCTAAATAA
- a CDS encoding EamA family transporter — protein sequence MDKSILKGSLLVALGACSYGMLTTFVKMAYEDGYTSHEVTFSQMALGVVGLLLINLFVRKKQTGTTEKSRTRSKLKLIAAGTTLGLTSTFYYLAVKYIPVSIGIVMLMQSVWMGVVLEALLQRKKPSAKKIIAVIAILAGTLMATNVLNDSFEIDWRGIGWGVLAAMSYTGTIYCSNTVSLEMHSLKRSLWMMIGGFMIVSVISLPFLIVEYQMDILLNWGLVLALFGTILPPLLYTAGMPKIDVGLGAIISSIELPAAVLMAYFLLNEKVDVLQWLGIGLILLAVVQMNLKKRKHSKTE from the coding sequence ATGGATAAATCTATACTGAAAGGTTCTCTTCTGGTGGCTCTGGGAGCATGCAGCTACGGAATGCTTACCACTTTTGTGAAAATGGCTTATGAAGATGGGTATACTTCGCATGAAGTCACTTTTTCTCAAATGGCTTTAGGAGTAGTAGGACTTTTACTGATTAATTTATTTGTAAGGAAAAAACAAACAGGTACAACAGAAAAATCCAGAACGAGGAGCAAATTAAAATTGATTGCTGCGGGTACCACGCTGGGTCTTACCAGTACCTTTTATTATCTGGCGGTAAAATACATTCCGGTTTCAATAGGGATCGTTATGTTGATGCAAAGTGTATGGATGGGAGTAGTCCTTGAAGCCTTATTGCAGCGTAAAAAGCCGAGCGCGAAAAAAATCATTGCGGTAATCGCTATTCTCGCAGGAACCTTAATGGCTACCAACGTTCTTAACGATTCGTTTGAGATAGACTGGAGAGGAATTGGTTGGGGAGTACTGGCAGCCATGTCTTATACCGGAACTATTTATTGTTCAAATACCGTTTCCCTGGAGATGCATTCCTTGAAACGTAGTCTCTGGATGATGATTGGAGGTTTTATGATAGTGAGTGTTATATCGTTGCCTTTTTTAATTGTTGAATATCAAATGGATATTTTGCTAAACTGGGGACTGGTCTTAGCCCTTTTTGGTACTATTCTGCCACCCCTGTTGTATACGGCCGGAATGCCGAAAATAGATGTAGGCCTGGGAGCGATCATTTCTTCTATAGAACTGCCTGCAGCCGTATTAATGGCATATTTTTTACTGAATGAAAAGGTAGATGTTTTACAATGGTTAGGGATCGGACTTATACTTCTGGCGGTAGTTCAAATGAATTTGAAAAAAAGGAAACATTCAAAAACGGAATAG
- a CDS encoding cell division ATP-binding protein FtsE, with amino-acid sequence MSETVLELTNAAIYQRESLILSEVDVKVNKGDFVYLIGKTGTGKSSFMKTLYGDLPLTEGEGHIVDYNLRTLKEKDIPYLRRKLGVVFQDFKLLTDRNIKDNLLFVLKATGWKDQKGMDSKIDEVLDKVGMKTKGFKYPYQLSGGEQQRVAIARALLNDPELILADEPTGNLDPQTSVEVMEVLQEISRNGNTILMATHDYALLLKYPSKTLKCDGQRVFEVVQKSV; translated from the coding sequence ATGTCTGAAACTGTTCTGGAACTCACTAATGCAGCAATTTACCAACGCGAAAGCCTTATTTTATCTGAAGTAGATGTTAAAGTAAACAAAGGTGATTTTGTGTATCTCATTGGAAAAACCGGAACAGGAAAAAGTAGTTTTATGAAAACGCTTTATGGCGACTTGCCTCTTACAGAAGGTGAAGGCCATATTGTAGATTATAATCTACGAACTTTAAAAGAAAAAGACATTCCCTACCTACGCCGAAAACTAGGCGTGGTATTTCAGGATTTTAAATTGCTAACCGATAGAAATATAAAAGACAATCTACTTTTTGTATTGAAAGCTACGGGCTGGAAAGACCAAAAAGGAATGGATAGTAAGATTGATGAAGTTCTAGATAAGGTGGGAATGAAAACTAAAGGATTTAAATATCCGTATCAACTTTCAGGTGGTGAACAACAGCGTGTGGCGATTGCCAGGGCTTTATTAAACGATCCTGAATTGATCCTTGCCGATGAACCTACCGGTAATCTGGATCCCCAGACTTCTGTGGAAGTGATGGAGGTGCTTCAGGAAATCAGTAGAAATGGAAATACAATTTTAATGGCCACCCACGATTACGCGCTTCTGCTTAAATATCCTTCAAAAACCTTAAAGTGTGATGGCCAAAGGGTTTTTGAAGTGGTTCAGAAATCGGTTTAA
- a CDS encoding tetratricopeptide repeat protein, protein MTLKRAYLLVVFISFSFSAICQQSAAYTHELVDFNRALELYNNEQYLAAQNLFDDVKDKTDDEKIKGDAAYYIANAAVRLNQPGADRLMENFVTRYPTSTKTNSAYLDVADYYFQTGKYPLSRRWYDRVDENAMSRKDRERFYFNNGYAYFRSNQFEEAQTYFNRVRDSKEYGSQAKYYLGYIAYEGDDYEEANEYFEEVKGNDRYTEDLSYFQADMNFKLGNFEKAIEQGLEQLPKSNRQEIPQLNKIIGESYFNLGKYEEAIPYLKGYNGMRGKWNNTDYYQLGYAYYKQGNYEAAISEFNKIVDGKNAIAQNAYYHLAQSYLESDQKQQALNAFKNASEMEFDAKIQQDALLNYAKLSYEIGNSYESPSQVLINYLNKYPESEKRQEMESLLIDSFITSKNYEEAMRLLENNRNFSDKQAYQKVAYFYGLELYDEEDYYEAIKNFDKALKEPRDQNITARATFWKAESEYNVNRMDDAILGYREFKGMSAARNTDEYEDLDYNIGYAYFKKNDYSQAVNYFKSYASSSNAEGAKKNDALLRLGDTYYVTSQYWPAMEAYQNAINNGVSNADYAAFQKAISYGFVNRNDTKIEELNSFTGKYPRSPYRDDAMYELGNTYVASNNTTQAIQSYNRLIRDVPQSALVPKAMLRQGLIYYNNNDGNKALERLRKVVADYPNTPEAKQAVSTARNVYVDLGRTDEYASWVRNIDFVEVSDADLDNTTYEAAENQYLNNNSAKAIANFEKYIQNFPNGIHSINANFYLAQLYYRDGNVEKSIPNYRYVTSKPKNEFSEQALARLSQIYLEKKDYTHALPLLEKLEKQADNEQNVVFAQQNLMKSYFETGNFGKANEYADKVLNNSTAETEARNDARIMVARAAVKSGNDTKARSAYKEVQKTATGELGAEALYYDAYFKHKDGNHEASNAAVQILAKDFAGYKLWGAKGLVLMAKNFYALGDAYQATYILENVTKNFQKFPEVVKEARAELSKIKAQEAKTNASVETNN, encoded by the coding sequence ATGACACTAAAGAGAGCTTATCTGCTAGTCGTTTTTATATCATTCTCATTTTCCGCTATTTGTCAGCAATCTGCTGCCTATACGCACGAGTTAGTCGACTTTAATCGTGCTCTGGAATTGTACAATAATGAGCAATATTTAGCTGCTCAAAATCTTTTCGATGATGTTAAAGACAAGACCGATGATGAAAAGATAAAAGGAGATGCAGCCTACTATATCGCCAATGCAGCGGTAAGACTTAATCAGCCGGGTGCAGACAGACTCATGGAGAATTTCGTGACCAGGTATCCAACGAGTACTAAAACAAATTCGGCGTACTTAGATGTAGCCGATTATTATTTCCAAACGGGTAAATATCCTCTTTCCAGAAGATGGTACGATCGTGTAGATGAAAATGCCATGAGCCGTAAAGATCGTGAGCGTTTTTACTTCAATAATGGATATGCTTATTTCAGATCAAATCAATTTGAAGAGGCGCAAACATATTTTAACAGGGTTCGTGATTCAAAAGAATATGGATCGCAGGCAAAATACTATCTTGGATATATCGCATACGAAGGGGACGATTATGAAGAAGCGAATGAATATTTTGAGGAGGTAAAAGGCAACGACCGTTACACTGAAGATCTTTCTTATTTCCAGGCTGATATGAATTTCAAACTTGGGAATTTTGAAAAAGCTATTGAGCAGGGATTGGAACAACTTCCAAAATCTAACCGCCAGGAAATTCCGCAGCTTAATAAAATTATCGGGGAGAGCTATTTCAATCTTGGAAAATATGAGGAAGCGATTCCCTATTTAAAAGGATATAATGGAATGCGTGGTAAGTGGAATAACACCGATTATTATCAATTAGGTTATGCTTACTATAAACAGGGGAATTATGAGGCGGCCATTAGCGAATTCAATAAGATCGTGGATGGTAAAAATGCCATTGCTCAAAATGCCTATTATCACCTTGCTCAGTCTTATCTGGAATCAGACCAAAAACAACAGGCATTGAATGCCTTTAAGAACGCCAGTGAAATGGAGTTCGATGCTAAGATTCAGCAAGATGCTCTACTAAATTATGCAAAACTTAGCTATGAGATAGGAAACTCTTATGAGAGTCCGTCGCAGGTTTTAATCAATTATCTGAATAAATATCCGGAATCTGAAAAGCGTCAGGAAATGGAAAGTCTTTTGATCGATTCTTTTATCACTTCCAAAAACTACGAGGAGGCGATGCGGTTACTGGAGAATAACAGGAATTTCAGCGATAAACAGGCGTATCAAAAAGTAGCTTATTTCTACGGATTGGAACTTTATGATGAAGAAGATTATTATGAAGCTATCAAAAATTTTGACAAGGCCTTAAAAGAACCAAGGGATCAAAATATTACTGCCAGAGCTACTTTTTGGAAGGCTGAAAGTGAATATAATGTAAACAGAATGGACGATGCAATTCTTGGGTATCGTGAATTTAAAGGAATGAGCGCTGCCAGAAATACTGATGAATATGAAGATCTAGATTACAATATTGGATATGCATATTTTAAAAAGAACGATTATTCTCAGGCTGTAAATTATTTCAAATCCTATGCTTCAAGTTCTAATGCTGAAGGAGCTAAGAAAAATGATGCACTTTTAAGACTGGGAGATACGTATTATGTGACCAGTCAATACTGGCCGGCTATGGAAGCTTATCAAAATGCCATTAATAATGGAGTTAGCAATGCTGATTATGCAGCTTTTCAAAAAGCCATCAGCTACGGATTTGTAAATAGAAACGATACTAAAATTGAAGAACTAAATAGTTTTACCGGGAAATATCCGCGTTCGCCATATCGAGACGATGCGATGTATGAGCTGGGAAATACGTATGTAGCCAGCAACAATACCACTCAGGCAATTCAATCTTATAACAGGTTGATAAGAGATGTGCCACAAAGTGCCCTGGTTCCTAAGGCTATGTTGAGACAGGGACTTATCTATTACAATAATAACGACGGGAATAAGGCGCTGGAAAGATTGAGAAAAGTAGTTGCGGATTATCCAAACACCCCCGAAGCTAAGCAGGCGGTTTCTACGGCACGAAACGTATATGTAGATTTGGGAAGAACCGATGAGTATGCCAGCTGGGTGAGAAATATAGATTTTGTGGAGGTTAGCGATGCAGATCTTGATAACACTACGTATGAAGCTGCTGAAAATCAATATCTGAATAACAATTCAGCAAAGGCGATTGCTAATTTTGAAAAATATATTCAGAATTTCCCGAATGGAATACATTCAATAAATGCTAATTTTTACCTGGCTCAATTATATTACAGAGATGGAAATGTTGAGAAATCTATTCCTAATTATAGATATGTCACTTCAAAGCCTAAAAATGAATTTTCAGAACAGGCACTGGCAAGATTGTCTCAGATCTATTTAGAAAAGAAAGATTATACACATGCGCTTCCATTACTCGAGAAGTTAGAAAAGCAAGCCGATAATGAGCAGAATGTAGTTTTTGCTCAGCAAAACCTGATGAAGTCTTATTTCGAAACGGGGAATTTTGGAAAGGCGAATGAATATGCTGACAAAGTATTGAATAATTCTACTGCTGAAACCGAGGCGAGAAACGATGCGCGTATCATGGTTGCCAGGGCAGCGGTAAAATCTGGAAATGATACTAAAGCTCGTTCAGCTTATAAAGAAGTTCAGAAGACTGCTACCGGAGAATTGGGAGCAGAAGCACTTTATTATGATGCTTACTTCAAACATAAGGATGGAAATCATGAAGCTTCGAATGCTGCAGTACAGATTCTGGCAAAAGATTTTGCAGGATATAAATTATGGGGAGCAAAAGGATTGGTGCTTATGGCCAAAAACTTCTATGCCCTTGGAGATGCTTATCAGGCAACTTATATCCTGGAGAATGTAACCAAGAATTTCCAAAAGTTTCCAGAAGTTGTTAAGGAAGCGAGAGCCGAATTGTCCAAGATCAAAGCCCAGGAAGCAAAGACCAATGCTTCTGTAGAAACAAATAACTAA